A window of the Streptomyces luomodiensis genome harbors these coding sequences:
- a CDS encoding SLC13 family permease produces the protein MSAEVISIGALLVMFVVGTILPINLGILAFVATFAVGTASLGLTEDEIFEGFPVDLFVTIVGVTYLFSVARRNGTIDWLVAAGVRLVRGKVALIPWVLFLVAATLTAFGTFTPAAVALLVPIAMNFAYRYKINPLVAGMMVISGGHAGAFSPLAVSGALVLGLVDDTRLHVAPATLFAASFAINLLLSALTYVFLAKRPAPFAENAQEETDGEAPVASGRLDWRQWLTLVCLLALVIGALGFHLEIGFLALVAGAVLALVDMKRQEKAVDGISWSTLLLVAGMMTYIAMLEKAGIIESVSEHAANLGAPLIVALVLCFTVAITSAFASSTAILTAIIPLAAPLLLSSHLSAAGLVAALAVSTTIVDTSPFSTNGALVLGNARGVDTRRFYRQVIGYTGGIVAIGPVVAWGALVLPFS, from the coding sequence ATGTCTGCTGAAGTGATCTCCATAGGCGCGCTGCTGGTGATGTTCGTGGTCGGCACCATCCTGCCGATCAACCTGGGCATCCTGGCCTTCGTCGCCACCTTCGCCGTCGGCACCGCCTCGCTCGGCCTCACCGAGGACGAGATCTTCGAGGGTTTCCCGGTGGACCTCTTCGTGACCATCGTCGGCGTCACCTACCTGTTCTCCGTCGCCCGCCGCAACGGCACCATCGACTGGCTCGTCGCCGCCGGCGTACGGCTGGTGCGCGGCAAGGTGGCGCTGATCCCCTGGGTCCTCTTCCTGGTCGCCGCGACGCTCACGGCGTTCGGCACCTTCACCCCGGCGGCCGTCGCCCTCCTGGTGCCGATCGCGATGAACTTCGCCTACCGGTACAAGATCAATCCGCTGGTGGCCGGGATGATGGTGATCAGCGGCGGGCACGCGGGCGCGTTCTCCCCGCTCGCCGTCTCCGGTGCCCTGGTCCTCGGTCTCGTCGACGACACCAGGCTGCACGTCGCGCCCGCGACCCTCTTCGCCGCCAGCTTCGCGATCAACCTGCTGCTGTCCGCCCTCACGTACGTGTTCCTCGCCAAGCGCCCCGCCCCCTTTGCCGAGAACGCGCAGGAGGAGACCGACGGGGAGGCACCCGTCGCGTCCGGCAGGCTCGACTGGCGGCAGTGGCTCACCCTCGTCTGTCTGCTCGCGCTGGTGATCGGTGCGCTCGGCTTCCACCTGGAGATCGGCTTCCTGGCCCTGGTGGCCGGCGCGGTGCTGGCGCTGGTGGACATGAAACGGCAGGAGAAGGCCGTGGACGGCATCAGCTGGTCCACGCTGCTGCTGGTGGCGGGCATGATGACCTACATCGCGATGCTGGAGAAGGCCGGCATCATCGAGTCCGTCTCCGAACACGCCGCGAACTTGGGCGCCCCGCTCATCGTCGCCCTGGTGTTGTGTTTCACCGTGGCCATCACCTCGGCCTTCGCCTCCTCCACGGCGATCCTCACCGCGATCATCCCCCTCGCGGCGCCGCTGTTGCTCTCCAGCCACCTCAGCGCCGCCGGACTGGTCGCCGCCCTGGCGGTGTCCACCACGATCGTCGACACCTCCCCGTTCTCCACCAACGGCGCCCTCGTCCTCGGCAACGCCCGCGGAGTCGACACCCGCCGCTTCTACCGGCAGGTCATCGGCTACACCGGCGGCATCGTCGCGATCGGTCCGGTCGTCGCCTGGGGAGCCCTCGTCCTCCCCTTCTCCTGA
- a CDS encoding MFS transporter produces MRKLAIASCVGTTIELADFGLFAFASVLVFPEIFFPALGSAAGLTASLATFGVVFVARPIGSIVFGHFGDRLGRKGTLLTTLVIMGVSTVLVGCIPPASQIGVAAPILLVALRFAQGLAVGGEWAGAILTTAEYAPTERRGFWAMSASLGGGFGAVLSSALIVGGSLGMSDESYLSWGWRLPFLASIVLVGVGLWARLTIEETPVFRAEVAKHGVTRVPILDAVRAQPRQIVLASGMMLMVYASYYLGITFLTNYATSDLGIARSTALLVALVATVFYTAGIFLTGALADRFGRRRLMLTAAVAAVVFPLVLFLFMRNGSLSGLVVAMCGTMFITGTATGPLGAFLSELFLTRYRYSAAGFCYNFAGILGGAVPPLFAASITASYGASMYGVLVSVLSVISLLCVLGLEEPKGRDLSDVGSD; encoded by the coding sequence ATGCGCAAGCTGGCGATCGCCAGTTGCGTGGGGACCACCATCGAACTGGCCGACTTCGGACTGTTCGCCTTCGCCTCGGTCCTCGTCTTTCCGGAGATCTTCTTCCCCGCCCTGGGGAGCGCTGCCGGACTCACCGCTTCCCTCGCCACCTTTGGTGTTGTCTTCGTCGCCCGCCCGATCGGCAGCATCGTCTTCGGACACTTCGGTGATCGTCTGGGACGAAAGGGCACCCTGCTCACGACGCTCGTGATCATGGGCGTCTCGACGGTGCTCGTAGGATGCATCCCGCCCGCGTCGCAGATCGGTGTCGCCGCCCCGATCCTCCTCGTGGCCCTGCGCTTCGCCCAAGGCCTGGCCGTGGGAGGCGAGTGGGCCGGAGCGATCCTCACCACGGCCGAGTACGCGCCTACCGAACGAAGGGGATTCTGGGCTATGTCCGCCTCTCTGGGAGGCGGCTTCGGCGCCGTCCTCAGCAGCGCTCTGATCGTGGGCGGGAGCCTGGGCATGAGCGACGAGAGCTATCTGAGTTGGGGATGGCGCTTGCCGTTCCTGGCGAGCATCGTCCTGGTCGGTGTGGGGTTGTGGGCCCGGCTCACGATCGAGGAGACCCCGGTTTTCAGAGCCGAGGTCGCCAAGCACGGCGTCACACGTGTCCCCATCCTCGACGCCGTGCGGGCACAGCCGCGTCAGATCGTTCTGGCATCCGGGATGATGCTCATGGTCTACGCCTCGTACTACCTGGGCATCACCTTCCTCACGAACTACGCCACGTCGGATCTCGGCATCGCGCGGTCCACGGCTCTGCTGGTCGCGCTGGTCGCAACCGTCTTCTACACGGCTGGCATCTTCCTCACCGGAGCTCTGGCGGACCGCTTCGGGCGGCGGCGCCTCATGCTGACTGCCGCAGTCGCCGCGGTGGTGTTTCCTCTGGTCCTGTTCCTGTTCATGCGCAACGGGTCTCTTTCAGGCCTGGTCGTGGCAATGTGCGGCACGATGTTCATCACCGGGACAGCGACCGGACCGCTGGGAGCGTTTCTCTCGGAGCTGTTCCTCACCCGCTACCGCTACAGCGCGGCCGGCTTCTGCTACAACTTCGCCGGAATCCTCGGAGGCGCTGTCCCACCGCTGTTCGCCGCGTCGATCACGGCGTCGTACGGCGCGAGCATGTACGGAGTTCTGGTCTCCGTCCTCAGTGTCATCAGCCTGCTCTGCGTGCTTGGGCTCGAGGAGCCCAAGGGGCGCGACCTCAGCGATGTGGGGTCCGACTGA
- a CDS encoding MFS transporter: MSTAPGAPTVPRSALPWVERIGIPRPLMWGYVAVLIFMIGDGVESNYLEPYLRDTGFTSSGAGLVISVYGAFVAIGSWLSGALSNLWGPRRVMRIGAALWIVFEVLFLTAALPSHHQVLVYVFYGLRGIAYPLFAYAFLLWIQLTARKELRGSAAGWFWFAYSAGLPTIGSAIAAVSIPLVGAYSTFWLSLALVVVGAAIGSFAVREARGARPMVDTTAPDFSPRSELLRGVSVLKRHPRTGIAALVRMINTTPYFGFFVFLPSFFTDDIGISESKYLALVTFMGVIGILADPFFGRLSDRLGWRDTIAWAGGVGCALGVALVYWVPQLAPGNYAVALLATVVYGIMLAGYIPLSALLPSLVPEEDKGNAMGIYSLAAGLSTFVGPLTYSVVDPLVGHTGVVIVYICMYLAGALLTWRYLDVPEDPGARRARGAVPVAPAAHKDLQSS; the protein is encoded by the coding sequence ATGAGCACAGCCCCCGGCGCGCCGACGGTGCCGCGCAGCGCGCTGCCCTGGGTGGAACGCATAGGCATCCCCCGCCCCCTGATGTGGGGATACGTCGCGGTCCTGATCTTCATGATCGGTGACGGTGTCGAGTCCAACTACCTGGAGCCGTACCTGCGCGACACCGGCTTCACCTCGTCCGGCGCGGGTCTGGTCATCAGCGTCTACGGCGCCTTCGTCGCGATCGGCTCCTGGCTCTCCGGCGCCCTGTCCAACCTGTGGGGACCGCGCCGCGTGATGCGGATCGGCGCCGCCCTCTGGATCGTGTTCGAGGTCCTCTTCCTCACCGCGGCGCTCCCCAGCCACCACCAGGTGCTCGTCTACGTCTTCTACGGCCTGCGTGGCATCGCCTATCCGCTGTTCGCCTACGCGTTCCTGCTGTGGATCCAGCTCACCGCCCGCAAGGAGCTGCGCGGGTCCGCCGCGGGATGGTTCTGGTTCGCCTACAGCGCGGGTCTGCCGACCATCGGTTCCGCCATCGCCGCCGTCAGCATTCCGCTGGTCGGTGCCTACTCCACCTTCTGGCTCTCCCTGGCGCTGGTCGTGGTCGGCGCGGCGATCGGCTCCTTCGCCGTGCGGGAGGCCCGCGGCGCACGGCCCATGGTCGACACCACGGCCCCGGACTTCTCCCCGCGGTCCGAACTGCTCCGCGGTGTCAGCGTGCTGAAGCGCCACCCGCGCACCGGGATCGCCGCGCTGGTCCGGATGATCAACACGACGCCCTACTTCGGGTTCTTCGTCTTCCTGCCGTCGTTCTTCACCGACGACATCGGCATCAGCGAGTCGAAGTACCTGGCACTGGTCACCTTCATGGGCGTCATCGGCATCCTCGCCGATCCCTTCTTCGGCCGGCTCAGCGACCGGCTGGGCTGGCGCGACACCATCGCCTGGGCCGGCGGCGTCGGCTGCGCGCTCGGCGTGGCGCTCGTCTACTGGGTGCCCCAACTGGCGCCGGGCAACTACGCGGTGGCGCTGCTGGCCACGGTCGTCTACGGCATTATGCTCGCCGGATACATCCCGCTGTCCGCGCTGCTGCCGTCCCTGGTGCCCGAGGAGGACAAGGGCAACGCCATGGGCATCTACAGCCTCGCCGCCGGGCTCTCCACCTTCGTCGGGCCGCTGACGTACTCCGTCGTCGACCCGCTCGTGGGCCACACCGGCGTCGTCATCGTCTACATCTGCATGTACCTGGCCGGTGCCCTGCTCACCTGGCGCTACCTGGACGTGCCCGAGGACCCGGGTGCGCGCCGCGCCCGTGGCGCCGTCCCCGTGGCCCCCGCCGCGCACAAGGACCTCCAGTCGTCCTGA
- a CDS encoding PrpF domain-containing protein, with translation MHTPATLVRGGTSKCWLFHQVHVPAERGELEKLLVAAYGSTDPVELDGVGGATPTTSKAAVVSASPEPGTDIDYLFAQVGIGTGTVEWTSNCGNCATGVALYAVAKGLVPITGDRTRVTMRNINTGAVLEGLVDTTGGLVHDFGEQTVPGTRAGGVAVGLTFLDPAGRTTGHLLPTGQAAQELKVGTADPVLVSMVDAGAPVVLVDARSAARTGSETLEQMRTHTPWLRTVRHTAAPLMGLLEPGQAPGDAVPKVGLVGEPVPYTTTLGEAVAAEDYDVSVRMLTMNAPHPAIGLTSAVAVATAGLLEDSVVFRAAGGPTGDWLRLGTPAGVVAVRCSDLRDGLPGRVTVQRAARLLADARIYVPRTGRAQAA, from the coding sequence GTGCACACTCCCGCGACGCTGGTCCGCGGCGGCACCAGCAAGTGCTGGCTGTTTCACCAGGTCCATGTCCCCGCCGAGCGTGGCGAGCTGGAAAAGCTGCTGGTAGCCGCCTACGGCTCCACCGATCCGGTGGAACTCGACGGTGTCGGCGGAGCCACCCCCACCACCTCCAAAGCGGCGGTCGTGAGCGCTTCCCCCGAGCCCGGTACGGATATCGACTACCTGTTCGCCCAGGTCGGCATCGGGACCGGGACGGTCGAGTGGACGAGCAACTGCGGCAACTGCGCCACCGGCGTCGCCCTGTACGCGGTCGCGAAGGGCCTGGTGCCGATCACCGGCGACCGCACCCGGGTGACGATGCGCAACATCAACACCGGCGCGGTGCTCGAAGGGCTCGTGGACACCACCGGTGGCCTCGTGCACGACTTCGGCGAGCAGACGGTGCCGGGCACCCGGGCCGGCGGGGTCGCGGTCGGCCTCACCTTCCTCGACCCGGCCGGCCGCACCACCGGCCACCTTCTGCCCACCGGGCAGGCCGCACAGGAACTGAAGGTCGGCACCGCGGACCCGGTGCTGGTGAGCATGGTGGACGCCGGTGCCCCGGTCGTCCTGGTGGACGCCCGCAGTGCCGCCCGCACCGGTTCCGAGACGCTGGAGCAGATGCGTACGCACACCCCTTGGCTGCGCACCGTCCGGCACACCGCCGCGCCGCTGATGGGACTGCTCGAACCGGGGCAGGCACCGGGCGACGCGGTGCCCAAGGTCGGCCTGGTCGGCGAGCCGGTCCCCTATACGACGACGCTCGGTGAGGCCGTCGCCGCCGAGGACTACGACGTCTCGGTGCGCATGCTCACCATGAACGCCCCCCACCCCGCCATCGGTCTGACCTCCGCCGTCGCCGTCGCGACCGCGGGCCTGCTGGAGGACTCCGTGGTCTTCCGGGCCGCGGGCGGACCGACCGGCGACTGGCTGCGCCTGGGCACCCCCGCGGGCGTGGTCGCGGTCCGCTGCTCGGACCTGCGGGACGGCCTGCCGGGCCGGGTCACCGTGCAGCGGGCCGCACGTCTGCTCGCCGACGCCCGGATCTACGTACCCCGGACTGGCCGGGCACAGGCGGCCTGA
- a CDS encoding zinc-dependent alcohol dehydrogenase family protein: MQGLTFLGDRTLALGHFPDPTPGPGEVVIQVMASGLCGSDLHQYRSATPPSCIVGHEPSGIVAAVGPGVSARLWRVGDRVTVHHYAGCTVCDQCRSGWFQLCRNGTVRYGADAHGSHASYMLVPAVTLVRLPDSLTFDAGAALGCGTGTAWGALRRLGDLSGSNLAVFGQGPVGLSATMIASALGARVIAVDVEDSRLDMARHFGAADVVNPRTTPVDETIRDLTDGLGASHVLETSGSEQGAADALSSLATWGRACFVGLGGGSFKVDVTRLLPTQATIMTSWTLSIPELSRCVDFAARHELPVSDLFTDQWRLDEAEDAYATFDHQRGGKGVFLF, encoded by the coding sequence ATGCAGGGACTCACTTTCCTGGGAGACCGCACTCTCGCATTGGGCCACTTCCCCGACCCGACACCGGGTCCCGGCGAGGTCGTCATCCAGGTCATGGCATCCGGACTGTGCGGAAGCGATCTCCACCAATACCGGTCGGCCACCCCGCCTTCGTGCATCGTCGGCCACGAACCCTCCGGCATCGTCGCGGCAGTAGGGCCGGGGGTGAGTGCTCGACTCTGGCGTGTGGGTGACCGGGTGACGGTTCACCACTACGCCGGCTGCACTGTCTGCGATCAGTGCCGGTCGGGCTGGTTCCAACTGTGTCGGAACGGCACGGTGCGATACGGCGCCGACGCACACGGGTCGCACGCGTCGTACATGCTGGTACCAGCCGTCACCCTCGTCAGGCTCCCGGACTCTCTGACGTTCGATGCGGGCGCGGCGCTCGGGTGCGGCACCGGGACTGCATGGGGCGCCCTGCGCAGGCTCGGGGACCTGTCCGGTTCGAACCTCGCGGTGTTCGGCCAGGGCCCCGTCGGTCTGTCAGCGACCATGATCGCCAGTGCCCTCGGTGCCAGGGTCATCGCTGTGGACGTCGAAGACTCCCGCCTGGACATGGCCCGTCACTTCGGCGCGGCGGACGTTGTCAATCCGCGAACCACCCCGGTCGACGAAACGATCCGAGATCTTACCGACGGTCTTGGGGCCTCCCACGTGCTGGAGACATCGGGCAGCGAACAGGGTGCTGCCGATGCTCTGTCGTCCCTTGCCACTTGGGGCCGGGCCTGCTTCGTCGGACTCGGCGGTGGGAGCTTCAAGGTTGACGTGACGCGGCTCCTCCCCACGCAGGCAACCATCATGACGTCGTGGACTCTGTCCATCCCTGAACTCTCGCGTTGCGTGGACTTCGCCGCCCGGCACGAGCTCCCGGTCTCCGACCTGTTCACCGACCAGTGGCGGCTCGACGAGGCCGAGGACGCGTACGCCACGTTCGACCACCAGCGCGGTGGCAAAGGCGTCTTCCTCTTCTAG
- a CDS encoding electron transfer flavoprotein subunit alpha/FixB family protein, translating to MAEVLIFVDHVDGAVRKPTLELLTLARRIGDPVAVALGNGAADTQAALAEHGAVKVLTHEAAEYADYLVVPKVDALQAAYEAVSPAAVLVPSSAEGKEIAARLALRIKSGVITDAVDLEVADGTLVATQSVFAASYTTKSTVMTGTPVITVKPNSAAVESAPAAGAVEALTVSFSEQATGTKVTSRTPRESTGRPDLTEAAIVVSGGRGVNGADNFAIIEALADSLGAAVGASRAAVDAGWYPHSNQVGQTGKSVSPQLYIASGISGAIQHRAGMQTSKTIVAINKDAEAPIFDLVDYGIVGDLFDVVPALTDEVKARKG from the coding sequence ATGGCTGAAGTCCTGATCTTTGTCGACCACGTGGACGGTGCTGTCCGCAAGCCCACCCTGGAGCTTTTGACGCTGGCCCGCCGCATCGGCGACCCAGTCGCCGTCGCGTTGGGCAACGGTGCCGCCGACACGCAGGCCGCCCTCGCCGAGCACGGCGCAGTCAAGGTCCTCACGCACGAGGCTGCCGAGTACGCCGACTACCTGGTCGTGCCGAAGGTGGACGCGCTGCAGGCCGCCTACGAGGCGGTCTCCCCGGCCGCCGTGCTGGTGCCGTCCTCGGCGGAGGGCAAGGAGATCGCGGCACGTCTGGCGCTGCGCATCAAGTCCGGTGTGATCACCGACGCCGTCGACTTGGAGGTCGCTGACGGCACTCTGGTGGCGACGCAGTCGGTGTTCGCCGCCTCGTACACCACCAAGTCCACGGTGATGACGGGCACGCCGGTCATCACCGTCAAGCCCAACTCGGCGGCCGTGGAGTCGGCCCCGGCCGCCGGCGCGGTCGAGGCCCTCACCGTCAGCTTCTCCGAGCAGGCGACGGGTACGAAGGTCACCTCGCGCACGCCGCGTGAGTCGACGGGCCGTCCGGACCTGACCGAGGCCGCGATCGTGGTCTCCGGCGGCCGCGGCGTCAACGGCGCCGACAACTTTGCGATCATCGAGGCCCTCGCCGACTCCCTCGGCGCGGCCGTCGGCGCCTCCCGCGCCGCCGTGGACGCCGGTTGGTACCCGCACTCCAACCAGGTCGGCCAGACCGGCAAGTCCGTGTCCCCGCAGCTGTACATCGCCTCCGGCATCTCCGGCGCGATCCAGCACCGCGCCGGTATGCAGACCTCGAAGACGATCGTCGCGATCAACAAGGACGCCGAAGCGCCCATCTTCGACCTGGTCGACTACGGGATCGTCGGCGACCTCTTCGACGTCGTCCCGGCGCTGACCGATGAGGTCAAGGCCCGCAAGGGCTGA
- a CDS encoding LysR family transcriptional regulator, which produces MLNVRRMLLLTEAAERGSLTAAAEAMGMTTSAASQQMSLLEREAGQPLIERLPRGVRPTPAGAALAERGQTIRRELRAAQADLESFADLDQGTLRLGSFPTASASLLPLALTRFRRRHSGVRIEVRAGVRAELCEMLHTGEVEQALLWDYSWSRLDDPALTLTHLLDDPTVLVVPADSPLRAHASVRLSDLADQEWIIRADNHPVADVLRRSCRQAGYEPRIAYASHDYQEAQAMVAAGLGIALAPRLALTSRRSDVRLLPFASDVPAPTRRVLLARAQTRPATPPAEAMARVLDTVAHRFAASGLHRTQLGAVRRG; this is translated from the coding sequence ATGTTGAACGTGCGCCGTATGCTCCTGCTCACCGAGGCCGCCGAGCGCGGCTCGCTCACCGCCGCGGCGGAGGCGATGGGCATGACCACCTCGGCCGCCTCGCAGCAGATGTCGCTGCTGGAGCGGGAGGCCGGGCAGCCCCTGATCGAGCGGCTGCCCCGTGGTGTCCGCCCCACCCCGGCCGGTGCCGCGCTGGCGGAGCGCGGTCAGACGATCCGCCGCGAACTGCGCGCCGCCCAGGCGGATCTGGAGTCGTTCGCCGACCTCGACCAGGGCACACTGCGGCTCGGTTCGTTCCCCACCGCGAGCGCCTCACTCCTGCCGCTGGCGCTCACCCGCTTCCGCCGCCGCCACTCCGGAGTCCGTATCGAAGTGCGCGCCGGGGTCCGCGCCGAACTGTGCGAGATGCTGCACACCGGTGAGGTGGAGCAGGCCCTGCTGTGGGACTACAGCTGGAGCCGCCTCGACGACCCCGCCCTGACGCTCACCCACCTCCTCGACGACCCCACGGTGCTGGTGGTCCCCGCGGACTCGCCCCTGCGCGCCCATGCTTCCGTGCGGCTGAGCGACCTCGCCGACCAGGAATGGATCATCCGCGCCGACAACCACCCCGTGGCCGACGTGCTGCGCCGCAGCTGCCGCCAGGCCGGCTACGAACCGCGCATCGCCTACGCCTCGCACGACTACCAGGAGGCGCAGGCCATGGTGGCCGCCGGGCTCGGCATCGCGCTGGCGCCCCGTCTCGCCCTCACCAGCCGCCGCAGCGACGTACGCCTCCTTCCCTTCGCCTCCGACGTGCCCGCCCCCACCCGCCGCGTCCTGCTCGCCCGCGCCCAGACCCGACCCGCCACCCCGCCCGCGGAAGCGATGGCCCGGGTCCTGGACACGGTGGCGCACCGGTTCGCGGCTTCCGGCCTGCACCGGACTCAGCTGGGAGCTGTCCGACGGGGCTGA
- a CDS encoding electron transfer flavoprotein subunit beta/FixA family protein, whose translation MSLRIVVTVKYVPDATGDRHFADDLTLDRDDVDGLLSELDEYAVEQALQISENSDDDVEITVLTVGPEDARDALRKALSMGADKAIHVEDDDLHGTDAIGTSLALAKAIEKAGYDLVISGMASTDGAAGIVPALVAERLGVPQVTLLSEVAVADGKVTGRRDGDTASEQLEAQLPAVVSVTDQSGEARYPSFKGIMAAKKKPVESWDLDDLDIEAEQVGLAGAWTKVASADERPARTAGTIVKDEGEGAKQLAEFLAGQKFICTSHVPVPRPNSL comes from the coding sequence GTGAGCTTGAGGATCGTTGTCACCGTGAAGTACGTGCCGGATGCCACGGGCGACCGGCATTTCGCCGATGACCTGACGTTGGACCGCGACGATGTCGATGGTCTGCTGTCGGAGCTCGACGAGTACGCGGTGGAGCAGGCGCTGCAGATCTCGGAGAACTCCGACGACGACGTGGAGATCACCGTGTTGACGGTGGGTCCGGAGGACGCCAGGGACGCGTTGCGCAAGGCGCTGTCGATGGGTGCGGACAAGGCGATTCACGTCGAGGACGACGACCTGCACGGAACCGATGCGATCGGCACCTCGCTGGCGCTGGCGAAGGCGATCGAGAAGGCCGGCTACGACCTGGTGATCTCCGGCATGGCCTCCACCGACGGCGCGGCGGGGATTGTGCCCGCGCTGGTGGCCGAGCGGCTGGGCGTGCCGCAGGTGACGCTGCTGTCGGAGGTCGCGGTCGCCGACGGCAAGGTCACCGGCCGCCGTGACGGCGACACCGCCTCGGAGCAGCTCGAAGCGCAGCTTCCTGCGGTGGTGTCGGTGACGGACCAGTCCGGTGAGGCGCGCTACCCCTCCTTCAAGGGGATCATGGCGGCGAAGAAGAAGCCGGTGGAGTCTTGGGACCTGGACGACCTGGACATCGAGGCCGAGCAGGTGGGCCTGGCGGGGGCCTGGACGAAGGTCGCCTCGGCCGATGAGCGCCCGGCGCGGACGGCGGGCACGATCGTCAAGGACGAGGGCGAGGGCGCCAAGCAGCTCGCCGAGTTCCTCGCGGGACAGAAGTTCATCTGCACTTCCCACGTCCCGGTTCCCCGCCCGAATTCTCTGTGA
- a CDS encoding NAD(P)-dependent oxidoreductase: MNEVFLVAGKVGFIGVGAMGSAIASRLVKSQELLVNDRREEAAAELVSQGATFVTAEEIARQCKRVFISLPGPAQVTELLLGTEGIAKHFTPGTVVIDTTTGTPMADSGIVDALTERGVDFVDAPIGGGVRRARAGTATLMVGGSETAFAKVSELLLHVTSDVYHVGPVGTGHAMKLVNNLINSCNRFAALEAIRLGEACGIDQNTVVDILNKSTGRNYATEYTFPQLLSGDSYKPQGFTLELMRKDIRLANELAESLEHSTPIGHLVERFTEEAIERFGRDADQSQLMAEWYLNRSE, encoded by the coding sequence ATGAACGAGGTGTTTCTGGTGGCAGGAAAAGTTGGATTCATCGGTGTCGGTGCCATGGGATCGGCCATCGCGTCCCGGCTCGTGAAGTCACAAGAGCTTTTGGTGAACGATCGCAGGGAAGAAGCAGCGGCAGAACTCGTCAGCCAGGGAGCGACTTTCGTCACGGCTGAAGAGATAGCTCGGCAGTGCAAGCGCGTCTTCATATCCCTGCCCGGCCCGGCGCAGGTGACCGAACTACTCCTCGGAACTGAGGGCATAGCCAAGCACTTCACGCCGGGCACCGTAGTGATCGACACGACCACGGGAACCCCGATGGCGGACAGCGGAATCGTCGACGCTTTGACCGAACGAGGGGTCGACTTCGTCGATGCCCCGATCGGTGGGGGCGTCCGGCGCGCCAGGGCCGGCACCGCCACGCTCATGGTCGGTGGCTCTGAGACAGCATTCGCCAAGGTCAGCGAACTACTGCTGCATGTCACCTCCGATGTCTATCACGTCGGTCCTGTCGGTACGGGGCACGCGATGAAGCTGGTGAACAACCTGATCAACAGCTGCAATCGGTTCGCGGCCCTCGAAGCGATCCGCCTGGGTGAAGCCTGCGGAATCGATCAGAACACGGTGGTCGACATTCTCAACAAGTCGACGGGCCGGAACTATGCGACCGAGTATACGTTTCCGCAGCTCCTCAGCGGCGATTCCTACAAACCACAGGGCTTCACCCTCGAGCTCATGCGTAAGGATATCCGCCTGGCCAATGAGCTGGCGGAGAGTCTGGAGCACAGCACCCCCATCGGTCACCTGGTGGAGAGGTTCACCGAGGAGGCGATCGAGCGCTTCGGCCGTGACGCGGATCAGAGCCAGCTCATGGCCGAGTGGTACCTGAACCGCTCTGAGTAG